gcagaggatttttttgtttttgcttttttgctttaaattaagtTTCATTTAAGTGTAGTTGCCAACAAAAGTCATTGTAGTACAATATATTAAACTGTGAAAAAAGAAAGCGGACAAGTCTTCACAATCTTAAGATTAATACAGAAGatcataatttaacataaaagaaaatatattctatcGTTTCATTATCaagataaatacaaacaaaattaacaaaaaatgcatatgatcaccaataaatatgttttgataaGTTAAATAAGCAGTGACAAGCAAACCCTTCTGTTCTGAAAGGTTttcaaacaataacaataatataaccataataataataataataataataataataataaacaataaccataataaaaaataaaaataaaaaccaagagGTGGAAAGATGATGAAATTACAAAGTGCTCCTCTGAGCAGAATCTACACggtggggttgggggggggtgcTTGCATGAAGAACTATAGTGAAGCTGGAGGAGGTTGAACTGCACCTTGGGAATGATGGAATTCTCCCTCTGTTTGCGGATTTGCCCGAGAGAAGGTGGCGTTTTGAGGTGGGACAGAAGAAAGAGTTTGTCTCAAGGTTTAATAACAAGATTCCCTTCCCAACAAACTTTAAGTAACCAGCAACTAATGGGGAAAAGGGGCactaacagcaacaacaacaacaaaaaggaaaCGGttaaggaattgttcattttcGAGTGGAGACATCCCATCTCAGGGGTTTGTGCTGGCTGTAGGCGAGACACGGAACAGACAGCACCTGACTGAACATTTGAATGTGCCTGAAATATTCCAGAGCTCCATTCTCATTCAACCCTTATGAGAGAAGTCCTTCCTGCAGACTGGTGTAATCTGCAATTTCAAGGGAGGGAGAGCACACACTCAAAACAAGAGCTACATAATCAGGCCACGaggaacgaaaaaaaaaaaaggaaagataaaAGAAACTGTGGTCCATTGACCCCAACACTTAACCCCAGgcacttgtctttttttttcttttcatattcttTTCCTCTTTTTGCTTTAAGCTGGTCTACAAAGACAGTTGTGAAAGGTCCAAGCATGACACTTGTGAGCTTTAGTTAGTTATGAAAGTGTGTCCTTGAGAAGAGTGGTAATTTGTGAGGGGGATGGGCACAGATCTCTCCCATAACCGTGCCACTGGCTCCGCTACACTTGACTGCAGCTGTGGCACCTGGCACAACGGTCTCATACCTCTCACGATTAGCATTTTGCTAATCCACTTCCTACTCTGCGTGTTTGGCACAGTCACACCAAGAACATAGCAGGGGCTCTGCAAGACGAGGCCCGGAAAACAGAAGAGCCTTGAGGCCGGGAGAGTTTTAGCTTGTTCTGGTTAAAAAGAGTATTCAAAAAGAGAAAGATCCCTTAATTCACTGCATCGGTTTCAGAGCGGAGGTGATACAAGGAGGGAAGTGTACGGCTTCTAGGGTGCCAGAGAAATGGTGAGAGGTGCTAGCATCTCATCCTCTCTGCACAAGACTGCTGCATGCAGTGGAAAAGGGGGATGGGGTCTGGCTCAATGTGCTTTAGTCATCAGAGATGGAAAGCCTGCTGAAGATGGGCAGTCGGCGGGTGGTGTCAAGGATGGGAGACTCGGAGCCGCTCAGACTTCCGCTCGAGCTGCTCTGGTAGCCCTCTTGGTCAGAAAGTGAGTCTGGCTGACTGGATGGAGACTCATAGAGTTGGGGAGACTCTGACATGGCCCTGAAGTAGTAAGGGGTTGTCGGGGAAGGTGGCGCCTGGGTGCAAGGGTCGGAGCAGGATAAAGGTGCGTTGCCCTGGCTGGGACTGAAGAAGTTGGCCAGCTCCTGGCTGGAATACGTAAAGGGGTTGCTGCTAGGCCACTCAGGCAGATCGTCTGGGGAAAATATAGGTGGAGGGGTGACGGAGGTGGGGCTGTTCCTCAAGCCTTCAGAGCTGGGGAACCCCGCAAAGCTGTAGCTGTGTTGCAGCCGTGGCCTCTCCATCTTATTGGAGGACGAAAGGGGGGACGGGGTTGGTGGAGGTCCACGGCGCTCTTCCGCATTGTGGATGAAGTGGCAGCGTGGGCCATAGGGGCAGAAGCCGATGGTGTGGAATGTGCGGCACAGCTCGGTCTTGTACTTAGGATGGCGGCTTAGGCTGCGCAACTCATGAATGCCATGGGCAAACTGGCACTTGTCACCGTACTTGCAGGTGCCATTCTCCTCGAATGGCCTGCATAACTCTGTCTTGTAACGGCTTGAGTTGACCTGGCTGTTGGGGCCTCCAGGGCCCAAACACTTCTGTAGCAGGCGATCCCCTGTCTCCGAGAACGAGCGGTCTCGAAGTCGGTTCTCTTTGTTGCTGCTACCGGTGGTTCCCATCCCTGAGCCGAGCAGGGATGGATCTGCGTTAGCAATGTTCAAGAACTGGTTTTGGTTGAGTTTGTTGCTAGCCGAAGTGACGGAATGCCGGCGCTGGTAAACCCCAATAGTTGAGGGTGTCCCCACAGCCTTCCTGTCCAGCAGGCACCCAGTGGGGTTGGAGATGGGCAGACTTGGCCCCGTGCAAGGGACAGAGTCAGGGTGTGGAGTACTGAGGATGTTATTATTGAAGTTCAGCATTTTGTTCtacaaaagaaaagacaaaaaaagaacaatgatGACACTGAATTCAGTTGTTGAAAGCCACAAAGTGGTTGGCACGTCTTAACTGTTTTGCACTGGCTTCATCTTAAACCCATGAGTAATACAGGCCATAACAACTGTTAGTTTGGCTTGATGCCCACCAATGGAACGCTTGACTGCTTTAGAAAAGCAAAGACTGCGTGTGTCTGATACGAGTAATATCCTAACTCGTACTGTATCAGATGTGAGACTATGTCTGCCTGCAAACCTGTGGACATTGATGACCACGTCTGACAACATTAACAAGTTCAGAATCAGCATTATCAAACTAGATCATGCTGCTTAAAGTTTTTCATAAGGAAAAAGATCTCTGTACTACACAGAATAAAGCTATATAACTAAAAACAGACAATTTATTCTTAAACAGCTGGATGGTGATATATACTCAATATTATCCACACAGCACATTAACTCCACGGACAAATTATGTCTGACAACAGTTATGGGTTAATGACTCATATCTAAGAACCAGCCTGACTTACTGGTTTTCTAAGTCACTCCTCTCAGTCAgtttaattcaataaaatcacGGGACAGCCCTGACAGATTCATACACCATTCAAGTTTACACCCAGACAGGTCaatcaaaaaaagtattttgttaagTTTGCTATATCTGAAACCGGTTGCTCCAAACTTCAGTTTATAAAGTTCAAAAGGAAGCATGACACATACATGGGTAGTTGATACGAAATACTTGTGGGAAGTTGACGTGCACTGAGGTGTGATATGCCATGTCTAAATATATTGACAATTGTTATGCATgcattctttttaattaaaatgaacttagtgtaatgaaaatgtgtacttttaattaaaatcattattttgaagGAATGACTGGAGAGTGATTAAGATTgtgattaaattcaaattaattgcaAGCAGCCTGAGGATCCAAGATATACACTTTCACTTCATATAACTTTTAACTTaaaatcttgatataaaaaaaatgtccataaacATATTATGCATCAACTACCGACATACGTTGTGAAATCAAAGCCATGGATTCTCCAGAACAAGCCAAGCAGGGAACTTTACTGGCTGCAAGCTTCTAGGACTACTTTATTGCTACATTAGAACTTTAAAGATGACTCGAGAGTGGTAAAAGCAGTTATTGTTGTTTGGTGTTACTTaatacaactaaacaaaaacaaaaaaaaatcgtcCATTCAAATCTAGAAGGAAAGTATAATAGTCCACATTCCACAACACAAACAGATCGAGCAAAAACTTTTTTCCTTACCTTGTTGTTGATCACTTCGCTAAAGTCGAAGAAAGGCGACACCACGGCTGTGGTCATCTTCCAATCGAGGATAAATAAAACACGGCGAGAAGAATCGGATACTTTAAACCGTAACAAGTTAGGTTCTGGTTGTGCTGCCCTATAAGAAATCCCCCCGGTCTGCATTTCTTTTTAAGCAGAATGCAGGAGGGGCCACGAGACGTCGCTTCATATGGGCGTTTCTCTCGCTCTTTTTTTCAAGTTTCGAAGTTTTGACTTCTCTCTTGCTCAGAAGTGCAAAGCAGTATAAAAGTTTACTAGAGCTCTCGTGACTCGTGCACGCTCATAAGCAAATCAGCGACCTTTTGATCAGTCGTTTGTCTCGGAGACTGAAACCTTATTGTTAGACATGTTTATTTTACGTAGAGCTTTAACTCAGTAACAAAAAACGCTCAGTGTTTATTTTTCTACTTGATATAGcttaatatgcaaatttttgcTGCGAATTATTTCGGAAATCAACAACTTAACACTTAAATTAGCCTTAATGTAAAATGAATGGGAAGTAGAGTGTTGGACTGTTGTATACTGAGTGTTCGTTAACTTTATGTAATACCCTTTACCAACACCCTTATTTcaatgtaagcattttaattgttgtttcaTCTGAACAGTGTTAGAAggtgtttatttttctgtaaattttaCAGATCCACAAATCCTTACATGTTATTTTGTTGCATCAGGGTGGTGGTATGTTAGTTCTACACAAAGACTATTTTTTACTTAAACATGTATTAATctatattctttataataaatgaaacagtGATAAAAAGCCCCTACAACTTCAAATGCACACTACTCAGGACCCCCTCCCACAGCCCACCCCAACAATCCATGACAGGGCAAGAACTGCTCTCTCTCGTCTACACTGAGTCATTCTGTATTTGTGTTACAGCTGAGGAAGAACAGCACCACTCTGGACAAAAGTTTTTCAGAAATGTTGGAGGAGGGAGCAGATTTACTGGGTATATTTGCTACAGCGCTACATTGCTCTGGGCTGTGTGGGGCGGAGGAGACCAGGGAGGAGAGGACGGGGTCATAACACCCCCCTCCTCTCCACCTCCTCTCAGCCAGAGGTGGAAGTTTTtataaaagcctttttttttctctccacactTTAATAGTGCTTTTAACATGAGCAATGTTGGTGAGATGTGAGGAACTTACATACTCTATGCTGAGATTATTAATTCAGTTTATATTCAGTATGATAAAAGCATGCAAGGAGGAGTTTAACAAGTTCTGTGGTACAGAGCAATCTACCCCCAGGGTGTAAGAGAGACAAAACTGAAGGTTGACAGAACAGTAGAGATTACATTTCAAAGTGTTTCCAACTCTCAATACTTTGAAGATATGGATTATACCCTAAGAGTCACGATAAGACTTATACAAAGCCAAAAGTACATTTTATCTCAAGTTATTATGTTGCAATTGATTATTCAAACGTATTATTTGTTTGTCACAGATCATGCAAATGAATGGTAATGGCTGTGTGCGTTCAGAGTGTTTGCGCAGGGTGGCCTGTAGAGGGAGTACTTCATTTTAATCCGTGTTTGACAGGGTCCACTACATTTCTTTCCTTGGCTCTCCTGTTGTTTGTTGAACAGTGAGAGGGAGCAGGAGAGAGTTTGAAATGGTAATAAGAGGTAAGGAATGATTTATATCTTACAGGATTACtttacagtctaatctctaagtATGTAGGGGGAACTTGTGAGATTCCAAAAGTCAGTTATGTGCTGTGGGAACCGCCCTACTGGTACAACTTAGCTGATTTCTGGACAGTCAGttctagtttttttattttgacatccaCAGCTGACAGACTTATTATCCCTCAGAcgaatatatttttctttcattcgaGATCTGTTTATTTGCCTTTTACTGTAGCTCAGAATTTAAGATTCTGGTGTCCATCCCCCTTTTTTTGCTCTCTCTTGTACTCAA
The sequence above is drawn from the Cyprinus carpio isolate SPL01 chromosome A17, ASM1834038v1, whole genome shotgun sequence genome and encodes:
- the LOC109053699 gene encoding mRNA decay activator protein ZFP36L1-like, translating into MQTGGISYRAAQPEPNLLRFKVSDSSRRVLFILDWKMTTAVVSPFFDFSEVINNKNKMLNFNNNILSTPHPDSVPCTGPSLPISNPTGCLLDRKAVGTPSTIGVYQRRHSVTSASNKLNQNQFLNIANADPSLLGSGMGTTGSSNKENRLRDRSFSETGDRLLQKCLGPGGPNSQVNSSRYKTELCRPFEENGTCKYGDKCQFAHGIHELRSLSRHPKYKTELCRTFHTIGFCPYGPRCHFIHNAEERRGPPPTPSPLSSSNKMERPRLQHSYSFAGFPSSEGLRNSPTSVTPPPIFSPDDLPEWPSSNPFTYSSQELANFFSPSQGNAPLSCSDPCTQAPPSPTTPYYFRAMSESPQLYESPSSQPDSLSDQEGYQSSSSGSLSGSESPILDTTRRLPIFSRLSISDD